One Synechococcus sp. JA-2-3B'a(2-13) genomic window carries:
- a CDS encoding Crp/Fnr family transcriptional regulator translates to MLLFEGFPPERLEPLAGQMSLRSHPVNQAILLQNDWGNAVYFILEGWVKIRTHDLEGREITLTILGPGEIFGEMAALDEAPRSTDVVALTATKVSCLSAQHFLAFLASDPQAGIRLAQLMSRRLRQINRRLQLREASSTARVADILLFLAESRGRVSRSGVEIPNLPHRELSSLSGLARETVTRVLSKLEQEELIRRDRNRDVLCIPQMEALEKLIG, encoded by the coding sequence ATGCTCCTGTTCGAGGGCTTTCCTCCTGAGAGGCTAGAGCCGCTGGCCGGGCAAATGTCGTTGCGCTCCCACCCAGTCAATCAGGCCATCTTGTTACAAAATGACTGGGGTAACGCCGTTTATTTCATCCTGGAAGGGTGGGTCAAGATTCGCACCCATGATCTCGAAGGCCGGGAGATCACCCTCACCATTCTTGGTCCAGGGGAAATCTTCGGGGAAATGGCTGCTTTGGACGAAGCGCCTCGTTCTACCGACGTTGTAGCCCTAACAGCCACCAAAGTCAGTTGTCTGTCGGCCCAACACTTCCTGGCTTTTTTGGCTTCTGATCCTCAGGCCGGCATCCGCCTTGCTCAGCTCATGTCGCGCCGCTTACGGCAGATCAACCGTCGTCTGCAGTTGCGCGAGGCCAGTAGTACGGCCCGTGTTGCCGATATCCTGCTGTTTTTGGCCGAATCCCGTGGCCGGGTTAGCCGAAGTGGCGTAGAGATCCCCAACTTGCCCCATCGGGAGCTGAGCAGCCTAAGTGGCCTAGCCCGGGAAACGGTCACTCGCGTCCTGTCCAAGCTGGAGCAAGAGGAGCTGATCCGCCGGGATCGCAACCGAGATGTTCTCTGCATCCCCCAGATGGAGGCTTTGGAGAAATTGATTGGCTAA